The Procambarus clarkii isolate CNS0578487 chromosome 76, FALCON_Pclarkii_2.0, whole genome shotgun sequence genome includes a window with the following:
- the LOC123771466 gene encoding radical S-adenosyl methionine domain-containing protein 1, mitochondrial isoform X3 gives MPSCSKDFLWMKLLHNAWKWHYIKGASSSTRHISLLNSDDLTKLDHGPLHATLPDSYLNTGSVYVHWPYCRQRCSYCNFVKFIPHPNSHWTVENNTLENFIVKELQHNLRHSHISSVHSVFFGGGTPSLARPQMVEKVLKTIQEMCSLEENVEITLEGNPTSLETNKLKDFKAVGVNRVSIGVQALDAASLRLLNRDHSVQEALHCISIAKQLFPGRLSVDLIFGRPNQTTESWERELENMLTVCDNHISLYQLTLERGTKLFHQVQSGADC, from the exons ATGCCATCCTGCTCCAAAGATTTCCTTTG GATGAAACTTCTTCACAACGCATGGAAATGGCACTACATAAAAGGAGCCTCCAGCAGCACGAGACACATAAGTTTACTTAACAGTGACGATCTAACAAAGTTGGATCATGGACCTTTACATGCAACTCTGCCAGATTCATACTTAAATACTGGATCTGTGTATGTCCACTGGCCATACTGCAGACAGAGGTGTTCCTATTGCAACTTTGTCAAGTTCATCCCACATCCAAATTCACATTGGACTGTTGAGAATAATACACTTGAAAATTTCATA GTAAAGGAACTGCAGCACAATCTCCGGCACTCGCATATCTCGTCTGTGCACTCGGTCTTTTTTGGAGGCGGCACCCCATCTCTCGCAAGGCCACAAATGGTTGAG AAAGTCTTGAAAACAATCCAGGAAATGTGCAGTTTAGAAGAAAATGTTGAAATAACACTTGAGGGGAATCCTACTTCCTTAGAAACAAATAAACTGAAAGACTTCAAGGCTGTCGGTGTTAACAGAGTTTCTATCGGTGTGCAG GCTCTTGATGCGGCATCATTAAGGTTACTGAATCGTGACCACAGTGTCCAAGAGGCTCTTCATTGTATTAGTATTGCTAAACAACTTTTTCCGGGCCGACTGTCTGTGGATCTAATTTTTGGAAGACCCAATCAAACAACAGAAAG TTGGGAACGAGAACTGGAGAACATGCTGACTGTCTGTGATAACCATATATCTTTGTATCAGTTAACATTGGAGCGAGGAACTAAGTTGTTTCATCAAGTTCAATCAG GGGCGGATTGCTGA
- the LOC123771466 gene encoding radical S-adenosyl methionine domain-containing protein 1, mitochondrial isoform X1: MPSCSKDFLWMKLLHNAWKWHYIKGASSSTRHISLLNSDDLTKLDHGPLHATLPDSYLNTGSVYVHWPYCRQRCSYCNFVKFIPHPNSHWTVENNTLENFIVKELQHNLRHSHISSVHSVFFGGGTPSLARPQMVEKVLKTIQEMCSLEENVEITLEGNPTSLETNKLKDFKAVGVNRVSIGVQALDAASLRLLNRDHSVQEALHCISIAKQLFPGRLSVDLIFGRPNQTTESWERELENMLTVCDNHISLYQLTLERGTKLFHQVQSGEIIVPDADQMADLYEIAVSLLNKAGFRRYEISNFAHGCSAESVHNKSYWQGLQYIGIGPGAHSRIIPKYIKENNCLMHETKLHNSRIYEASKNGLPEQCSNNCIIREARVNAADPVNWLREVKLKGAGVRKITSQTSLDVVSEYVASGLRTSEGITQERWNVFMPQITLLEIFNEKTKWLQEGKLLHVTNEGVKASSHGLNVLDSILPYLLNILEEKFA; the protein is encoded by the exons ATGCCATCCTGCTCCAAAGATTTCCTTTG GATGAAACTTCTTCACAACGCATGGAAATGGCACTACATAAAAGGAGCCTCCAGCAGCACGAGACACATAAGTTTACTTAACAGTGACGATCTAACAAAGTTGGATCATGGACCTTTACATGCAACTCTGCCAGATTCATACTTAAATACTGGATCTGTGTATGTCCACTGGCCATACTGCAGACAGAGGTGTTCCTATTGCAACTTTGTCAAGTTCATCCCACATCCAAATTCACATTGGACTGTTGAGAATAATACACTTGAAAATTTCATA GTAAAGGAACTGCAGCACAATCTCCGGCACTCGCATATCTCGTCTGTGCACTCGGTCTTTTTTGGAGGCGGCACCCCATCTCTCGCAAGGCCACAAATGGTTGAG AAAGTCTTGAAAACAATCCAGGAAATGTGCAGTTTAGAAGAAAATGTTGAAATAACACTTGAGGGGAATCCTACTTCCTTAGAAACAAATAAACTGAAAGACTTCAAGGCTGTCGGTGTTAACAGAGTTTCTATCGGTGTGCAG GCTCTTGATGCGGCATCATTAAGGTTACTGAATCGTGACCACAGTGTCCAAGAGGCTCTTCATTGTATTAGTATTGCTAAACAACTTTTTCCGGGCCGACTGTCTGTGGATCTAATTTTTGGAAGACCCAATCAAACAACAGAAAG TTGGGAACGAGAACTGGAGAACATGCTGACTGTCTGTGATAACCATATATCTTTGTATCAGTTAACATTGGAGCGAGGAACTAAGTTGTTTCATCAAGTTCAATCAG GAGAGATAATAGTGCCCGATGCTGACCAGATGGCTGACCTCTATGAAATTGCAGTGTCCCTGCTAAATAAAGCAGGGTTTAGGAGGTATGAAATCTCCAATTTTGCTCATGGGTGCTCAGCTGAAAGTGTTCACAACAAATCATATTGGCAGGGCTTACAGTATATTGGAATTGGTCCTGGAGCTCATAGCCGAATCATTCCAAAATATATTAAAGAAAATAATTGTCTGATGCATGAAACCAAATTACATAATTCAAGAATTTATGAAGCAAGTAAAAATGGCCTTCCTGAACAAtgctctaataattgcattattcGTGAAGCAAGAGTTAATGCTGCAGATCCAGTAAACTGGTTAAGAGAAGTTAAACTTAAAGGAGCTGGGGTACGGAAGATTACGAGTCAGACGTCACTAGATGTAGTTAGTGAGTACGTTGCTTCGGGACTAAGAACAAGTGAAGGAATCACTCAAGAAAGATGGAATGTGTTTATGCCACAAATTACTTTGTTGgaaatatttaatgaaaaaactAAGTGGCTTCAGGAAGGTAAATTACTACATGTCACTAATGAAGGAGTAAAAGCTTCAAGCCATGGTTTGAATGTATTAGATTCTATTCTTccatatttattaaatatattagAAGAAAAATTTGCTTAA
- the LOC123771466 gene encoding radical S-adenosyl methionine domain-containing protein 1, mitochondrial isoform X2 — MKLLHNAWKWHYIKGASSSTRHISLLNSDDLTKLDHGPLHATLPDSYLNTGSVYVHWPYCRQRCSYCNFVKFIPHPNSHWTVENNTLENFIVKELQHNLRHSHISSVHSVFFGGGTPSLARPQMVEKVLKTIQEMCSLEENVEITLEGNPTSLETNKLKDFKAVGVNRVSIGVQALDAASLRLLNRDHSVQEALHCISIAKQLFPGRLSVDLIFGRPNQTTESWERELENMLTVCDNHISLYQLTLERGTKLFHQVQSGEIIVPDADQMADLYEIAVSLLNKAGFRRYEISNFAHGCSAESVHNKSYWQGLQYIGIGPGAHSRIIPKYIKENNCLMHETKLHNSRIYEASKNGLPEQCSNNCIIREARVNAADPVNWLREVKLKGAGVRKITSQTSLDVVSEYVASGLRTSEGITQERWNVFMPQITLLEIFNEKTKWLQEGKLLHVTNEGVKASSHGLNVLDSILPYLLNILEEKFA, encoded by the exons ATGAAACTTCTTCACAACGCATGGAAATGGCACTACATAAAAGGAGCCTCCAGCAGCACGAGACACATAAGTTTACTTAACAGTGACGATCTAACAAAGTTGGATCATGGACCTTTACATGCAACTCTGCCAGATTCATACTTAAATACTGGATCTGTGTATGTCCACTGGCCATACTGCAGACAGAGGTGTTCCTATTGCAACTTTGTCAAGTTCATCCCACATCCAAATTCACATTGGACTGTTGAGAATAATACACTTGAAAATTTCATA GTAAAGGAACTGCAGCACAATCTCCGGCACTCGCATATCTCGTCTGTGCACTCGGTCTTTTTTGGAGGCGGCACCCCATCTCTCGCAAGGCCACAAATGGTTGAG AAAGTCTTGAAAACAATCCAGGAAATGTGCAGTTTAGAAGAAAATGTTGAAATAACACTTGAGGGGAATCCTACTTCCTTAGAAACAAATAAACTGAAAGACTTCAAGGCTGTCGGTGTTAACAGAGTTTCTATCGGTGTGCAG GCTCTTGATGCGGCATCATTAAGGTTACTGAATCGTGACCACAGTGTCCAAGAGGCTCTTCATTGTATTAGTATTGCTAAACAACTTTTTCCGGGCCGACTGTCTGTGGATCTAATTTTTGGAAGACCCAATCAAACAACAGAAAG TTGGGAACGAGAACTGGAGAACATGCTGACTGTCTGTGATAACCATATATCTTTGTATCAGTTAACATTGGAGCGAGGAACTAAGTTGTTTCATCAAGTTCAATCAG GAGAGATAATAGTGCCCGATGCTGACCAGATGGCTGACCTCTATGAAATTGCAGTGTCCCTGCTAAATAAAGCAGGGTTTAGGAGGTATGAAATCTCCAATTTTGCTCATGGGTGCTCAGCTGAAAGTGTTCACAACAAATCATATTGGCAGGGCTTACAGTATATTGGAATTGGTCCTGGAGCTCATAGCCGAATCATTCCAAAATATATTAAAGAAAATAATTGTCTGATGCATGAAACCAAATTACATAATTCAAGAATTTATGAAGCAAGTAAAAATGGCCTTCCTGAACAAtgctctaataattgcattattcGTGAAGCAAGAGTTAATGCTGCAGATCCAGTAAACTGGTTAAGAGAAGTTAAACTTAAAGGAGCTGGGGTACGGAAGATTACGAGTCAGACGTCACTAGATGTAGTTAGTGAGTACGTTGCTTCGGGACTAAGAACAAGTGAAGGAATCACTCAAGAAAGATGGAATGTGTTTATGCCACAAATTACTTTGTTGgaaatatttaatgaaaaaactAAGTGGCTTCAGGAAGGTAAATTACTACATGTCACTAATGAAGGAGTAAAAGCTTCAAGCCATGGTTTGAATGTATTAGATTCTATTCTTccatatttattaaatatattagAAGAAAAATTTGCTTAA